Proteins encoded by one window of Oxobacter pfennigii:
- a CDS encoding GNAT family N-acetyltransferase produces MDLRLAKKNDLPRLKTMYEKIIDNMNKNNMRIWDEIYPCEFFQDDIDNKSLYILTEDNDIAAAFALCESNAGEDHLKWKNVKEKALYIDRFGVNVDYLRQGIGGLMLKNALKLAKQKGAKYLRLFVVDINKPAINLYLKNGFKRVDGIYEERIDDFVLREYGFEIEI; encoded by the coding sequence ATGGATTTAAGATTGGCTAAGAAGAATGATTTGCCGCGGCTTAAAACGATGTATGAAAAAATAATCGACAATATGAATAAAAACAACATGCGGATTTGGGATGAAATTTATCCCTGTGAATTTTTTCAAGATGATATCGATAATAAAAGCCTTTATATATTAACTGAGGATAATGACATAGCAGCCGCATTTGCTTTATGCGAATCAAATGCCGGCGAAGATCATTTAAAATGGAAAAATGTCAAAGAAAAGGCATTATATATAGATCGTTTTGGGGTTAATGTGGATTATTTAAGACAAGGAATAGGCGGGTTAATGCTCAAAAATGCTTTGAAACTAGCAAAACAGAAGGGTGCTAAATATTTGAGATTATTTGTTGTAGATATAAATAAACCGGCAATAAATTTATATTTAAAAAATGGATTTAAGCGTGTTGATGGAATCTATGAAGAAAGAATTGATGATTTTGTATTGCGTGAATATGGATTTGAAATAGAAATATAG
- a CDS encoding iron chaperone — MWQCPECGREFKNTNQDHYCGEPPKTVDAYIAAQPEDVRPLLSQVRDTLHAALPDAEERISWSMPTYWHKQNIIHFAAFKKHIGLYPGDKAVDHFSEKLAEYKTSKGAVQFPYSKPLPLLLIAEIAKWCYHTGNHH, encoded by the coding sequence ATGTGGCAATGTCCTGAATGCGGACGGGAGTTCAAGAACACAAATCAAGACCATTACTGCGGCGAGCCGCCGAAAACGGTTGATGCCTATATTGCCGCGCAGCCGGAGGATGTCCGGCCGCTGTTAAGTCAGGTGCGGGATACGCTCCATGCCGCACTCCCTGATGCAGAAGAGCGTATCTCGTGGAGTATGCCAACTTACTGGCATAAACAGAATATAATCCACTTTGCGGCATTCAAAAAGCATATCGGGCTGTATCCAGGCGATAAGGCTGTTGATCATTTCAGCGAGAAGCTCGCGGAATATAAAACAAGCAAAGGCGCGGTTCAGTTTCCGTACAGCAAGCCGTTACCGCTACTACTTATCGCCGAAATAGCGAAATGGTGTTACCATACCGGAAATCATCACTAA
- a CDS encoding MFS transporter translates to MKKNKNQQNKWKRDFLTIAGGQTVSLIGSAAVQFSLIWWLASETASPIMMSIAGVFAFLPQLVLGPFAGVWVDRINRKTVIIAADLFIGLVALVFAFFFLFGNPPYWSVCMVLGIRAVGTVFHTPAIQAAVPMLVPQQELVRANGWSQFMQSGAFLLGPVLGAAMYTALPLWIILLSDLVGALIASATVAVVKIPDPERQVKQRPQLFHEMKEGAAAICQDRKLFIVTAATLVGMVFYAPLSTFYPLMTSGYFRADAWHASMVNLGYATGMMLCALILGKFGTIKNKFPVIHLGLLGMGASSLLCGLLPAKMVWFWVFAALCALLGASSNLYNIPYIAYMQETIDPDKMGRAFSLIGSLSSATMPLGLLIAGPVAESRGVSLWFFVSGIALLLLTSVSALLVLPQSRRV, encoded by the coding sequence ATGAAGAAAAACAAAAATCAACAGAATAAGTGGAAGCGTGATTTCCTCACCATAGCCGGCGGCCAGACGGTATCCCTCATAGGCAGCGCCGCCGTGCAGTTTTCCCTGATCTGGTGGCTGGCCAGTGAAACGGCATCGCCTATCATGATGTCAATTGCGGGCGTATTCGCCTTTTTGCCACAGCTGGTTCTCGGCCCCTTTGCAGGCGTGTGGGTCGACCGCATCAACCGAAAAACCGTCATTATAGCAGCAGACCTTTTCATTGGACTGGTGGCCCTTGTTTTCGCCTTTTTCTTCCTGTTCGGCAATCCGCCCTACTGGTCGGTCTGCATGGTGCTGGGCATCAGGGCGGTGGGAACTGTGTTTCACACTCCGGCTATTCAAGCAGCGGTACCAATGCTGGTGCCGCAGCAGGAATTGGTGCGTGCCAACGGGTGGAGCCAGTTCATGCAATCGGGCGCCTTTTTGCTGGGGCCGGTATTGGGTGCGGCCATGTATACAGCATTGCCCCTTTGGATCATATTGCTGTCCGATTTGGTAGGCGCGCTCATAGCCAGCGCCACGGTGGCAGTTGTCAAAATACCCGACCCGGAGCGGCAGGTAAAACAAAGGCCGCAGCTTTTCCATGAAATGAAGGAGGGAGCGGCAGCTATCTGCCAGGACAGAAAGCTGTTTATCGTAACGGCGGCCACGCTTGTTGGCATGGTATTTTACGCGCCTCTGTCCACTTTTTATCCTCTCATGACCAGCGGCTATTTCCGGGCCGACGCCTGGCATGCCAGCATGGTCAACCTTGGATATGCAACGGGTATGATGCTCTGTGCTCTAATCCTGGGAAAGTTCGGCACCATCAAAAACAAGTTTCCGGTTATCCATCTGGGGCTTTTGGGCATGGGAGCATCCTCATTGCTATGCGGCCTGCTGCCTGCAAAGATGGTCTGGTTCTGGGTGTTCGCAGCGTTGTGCGCGCTGCTCGGAGCCAGCAGCAACCTGTACAACATCCCTTATATCGCCTATATGCAGGAAACCATCGATCCGGATAAGATGGGACGTGCTTTTTCTCTTATCGGAAGCCTCAGTTCAGCTACTATGCCTTTGGGGTTGCTCATAGCAGGCCCGGTTGCCGAAAGCAGGGGAGTATCGTTGTGGTTTTTCGTTTCCGGGATTGCACTCCTGCTGCTCACATCGGTCAGCGCCCTGCTCGTCCTTCCGCAAAGCCGCAGGGTATAA
- a CDS encoding Lrp/AsnC family transcriptional regulator gives MAIVLDDSDKAILRELQKDASISNLNLSKKIGLSPSACLARTKNLVEAGIIKKFATIVDEKKLGMEVLAFVLVNLSPLNRETIHSFLEDVNRLPQIQECYTLTGSHDYLLKIVAKDMESYRDFIIDSLMQNTTISSVETSMVMGIEKRTVYVPVDEV, from the coding sequence ATGGCAATTGTTCTTGATGATAGTGATAAAGCAATTTTAAGAGAATTACAGAAAGACGCTTCAATATCAAACCTAAACTTATCAAAAAAAATTGGACTTTCACCATCGGCTTGCCTTGCAAGAACAAAGAACTTAGTAGAAGCTGGTATTATAAAAAAATTTGCTACTATTGTTGACGAGAAGAAGCTGGGAATGGAAGTCCTTGCATTTGTTCTTGTGAACTTATCCCCTCTAAATAGGGAAACAATACATTCATTTTTAGAGGATGTAAATAGACTTCCGCAGATTCAAGAGTGCTACACACTTACAGGAAGCCACGATTATCTGCTTAAGATTGTAGCAAAAGATATGGAGAGTTATAGGGACTTTATAATTGATTCATTGATGCAGAATACTACAATCAGCAGTGTTGAAACAAGCATGGTTATGGGGATAGAGAAAAGAACTGTCTATGTACCCGTTGATGAAGTTTAG
- a CDS encoding AzlC family ABC transporter permease codes for MKEKIKALKAAFSHTIPVFTGFTFLGIAYGILMNSKGYGVGWTVLFSFMAFAGSAQYVAITFLTSIFNPVYALLMTLMVNARHLFYGISMLDKYKDTGKLKPYLIFGLCDETFSIACSTEPPEGVNRNWFMFFITLLDHSYWVFGSTLGGLLGSMISFNTKGLDFVLTALFVVIFAGQWKTQKDHKPAVIGVLCSIICLVVFGQSNFIIPSMIAILAVLTISRKEYAEKQELAEGRVQ; via the coding sequence TTGAAAGAAAAAATTAAAGCATTAAAAGCGGCCTTTTCCCATACTATTCCTGTGTTTACCGGGTTTACTTTCTTAGGCATTGCGTATGGTATCCTAATGAACAGCAAGGGTTATGGTGTTGGTTGGACAGTTTTGTTTAGCTTTATGGCATTTGCAGGCTCAGCACAATATGTGGCAATTACTTTTCTCACATCAATTTTTAATCCTGTTTATGCATTGCTAATGACATTAATGGTAAATGCTCGGCATTTATTTTATGGCATTTCAATGCTGGATAAATACAAGGATACTGGTAAATTAAAACCATATCTTATCTTTGGCCTGTGTGATGAAACATTTTCTATTGCCTGTTCAACAGAGCCGCCGGAAGGAGTAAACCGGAACTGGTTTATGTTTTTCATTACTCTGCTTGACCATAGCTATTGGGTATTCGGTTCAACCCTTGGCGGACTGCTGGGTTCTATGATTTCATTTAATACAAAAGGTCTTGATTTTGTGTTAACTGCACTTTTTGTTGTAATATTCGCAGGACAATGGAAAACTCAGAAAGACCACAAACCAGCAGTAATCGGTGTTTTATGTTCTATTATTTGTTTGGTTGTTTTCGGACAAAGTAATTTCATTATTCCTTCCATGATTGCTATATTGGCAGTATTGACAATATCCCGAAAAGAATATGCAGAAAAGCAAGAGCTGGCGGAGGGGAGAGTACAATGA
- a CDS encoding branched-chain amino acid transporter permease, translating to MTLTPIQTFIIICMVTIGTIITRFLPFIIFQGTKSNNSYISYLGQVLPYSAIGLLVVYCLKSVNFKSHAYGIPEAVAIIFIILLHYWKENTLLSIGVGTVIYMVLVQAVFI from the coding sequence ATGACTTTAACACCTATTCAAACTTTTATTATTATTTGCATGGTAACTATTGGTACAATTATAACAAGGTTTTTGCCCTTTATAATATTTCAAGGTACTAAGTCAAATAATTCATATATCAGTTATCTTGGACAAGTTTTGCCTTATTCTGCTATCGGTTTGTTGGTTGTATATTGTCTTAAAAGCGTTAATTTTAAAAGCCATGCATATGGGATTCCAGAGGCAGTAGCTATCATTTTCATTATTTTGCTTCATTATTGGAAGGAAAATACTCTTCTGAGCATTGGGGTAGGTACAGTTATCTACATGGTACTTGTTCAAGCTGTTTTTATTTAA
- a CDS encoding GNAT family N-acetyltransferase, protein MKIETDRLLLRKHRIEDYERFWGMITDPIAKRFTGGVTSLTYEQRFKLFCEDCSTPYSEDRIEFAVVEKSSMMYIGYCGCRASKELGGYELFYGYCRDSWGKGYGFEAADSAVAFFFEQMGIDRLVAASDKENIATVRILNRLGFKFIEQVNIDRLGVVDKCELHKQEYRRSR, encoded by the coding sequence ATGAAAATTGAAACTGACAGATTATTGCTGAGAAAGCACAGAATCGAAGATTATGAGCGGTTCTGGGGGATGATAACTGATCCAATCGCCAAACGCTTTACGGGTGGTGTTACTTCGCTTACCTATGAGCAGCGCTTTAAGCTTTTTTGCGAGGATTGCAGTACACCATATTCAGAAGATAGAATCGAATTTGCGGTAGTAGAAAAGTCATCCATGATGTACATTGGTTACTGTGGATGCAGAGCCTCAAAAGAACTTGGAGGATACGAGCTGTTCTATGGCTACTGCCGGGATAGCTGGGGAAAAGGCTATGGCTTCGAAGCTGCTGATTCTGCTGTCGCATTTTTCTTCGAACAAATGGGCATTGACCGTTTGGTTGCTGCCAGTGATAAGGAAAACATTGCGACCGTCAGAATTCTGAACCGGCTAGGTTTCAAATTTATCGAACAGGTAAATATTGACCGTTTGGGAGTGGTAGATAAATGTGAACTGCATAAGCAAGAATACAGGCGGAGCAGATGA
- a CDS encoding ABC transporter ATP-binding protein → MISVQNVFLKYPASKADTMRGISFDVKQGEIFGFLGPSGAGKSTLQKILTGVLRKYRGSVRVIDIEVKNRTNAFYENIGVDFEFPNFYGKFTALENLKYFASLYSAKTADPMMLLDRVGLLDDADKKVGNFSKGMKMRLGFVRCLIHNPKLLFLDEPTSGLDPANARILKNMILEQKKMGKTVILTTHNMHDAEELCDRVAFIADGKIKAMDTPHSLRKSGGDVKVEYSFTSDGREAKNTCLLAELGASADFQFALKYGTLTSIHSKEQTLEDVFITITGRCLQ, encoded by the coding sequence ATGATTAGCGTACAAAACGTTTTTTTGAAATATCCTGCCTCAAAAGCTGATACCATGCGGGGCATCAGCTTTGATGTAAAGCAAGGTGAAATATTCGGTTTTCTCGGCCCCTCCGGCGCGGGAAAGAGCACTTTGCAGAAAATACTGACAGGCGTATTGCGGAAGTACCGCGGCAGCGTCCGTGTTATTGATATTGAAGTCAAAAACAGGACAAATGCCTTTTATGAAAATATAGGCGTTGACTTTGAGTTTCCTAATTTCTATGGCAAGTTTACCGCGCTTGAAAACTTGAAATATTTTGCTTCCTTGTACTCCGCAAAGACGGCTGACCCTATGATGTTATTGGATAGAGTCGGTCTTCTGGACGACGCGGATAAAAAGGTGGGGAACTTTTCAAAGGGAATGAAAATGCGGCTTGGCTTTGTACGCTGCCTTATACACAATCCGAAGCTTCTTTTTCTTGACGAACCGACAAGCGGCCTTGACCCCGCAAACGCAAGAATACTTAAAAATATGATACTGGAACAGAAAAAAATGGGAAAAACCGTTATTTTAACCACTCACAATATGCACGATGCCGAAGAGCTTTGTGACCGCGTGGCCTTTATTGCAGACGGGAAAATTAAAGCGATGGACACCCCCCATTCACTGCGAAAAAGCGGAGGGGACGTAAAAGTAGAATATAGTTTTACCTCTGATGGGCGGGAAGCTAAAAATACTTGCTTGCTGGCGGAACTTGGAGCGTCGGCGGATTTTCAATTTGCATTAAAATACGGAACGCTCACAAGCATACATTCAAAAGAACAGACCCTTGAAGATGTTTTTATCACAATAACAGGCAGGTGTTTACAATGA
- a CDS encoding TetR/AcrR family transcriptional regulator yields the protein MPRFSEAEKEIIKQKLLSEAERLFTVYGIKKVSIDELVQATGIAKGSFYSFYSSKEQLFIEIVFNMQKKMWCETDKFLKAHSDLPSRELVKQAFIWMFEQLDCYPLIRKIDRDTTEYLFRKLPKEVVEAHTLDDLIQIKNFENYGVSFTCGIEIAAKILQILALGFINLNQENEAVRIEVMNTVLNGVLKEIVGDKND from the coding sequence ATGCCGCGTTTTAGTGAAGCTGAAAAAGAGATTATTAAACAAAAATTGTTAAGTGAAGCCGAGCGATTATTTACGGTTTATGGGATCAAAAAAGTGTCTATTGACGAATTAGTGCAGGCCACAGGTATTGCAAAAGGTTCTTTCTATTCGTTTTATTCCAGTAAAGAGCAGCTTTTTATTGAAATTGTTTTTAACATGCAAAAAAAGATGTGGTGTGAAACGGATAAGTTTTTAAAGGCTCACTCTGATTTACCTTCAAGAGAGTTGGTGAAGCAGGCTTTTATTTGGATGTTTGAACAGCTTGACTGTTATCCGTTAATCCGAAAAATAGATAGAGATACGACGGAGTATCTTTTCAGAAAATTACCGAAAGAAGTAGTGGAAGCCCATACCCTTGATGATTTAATACAAATAAAGAATTTTGAAAATTATGGCGTAAGTTTTACCTGCGGTATTGAAATAGCGGCAAAAATTTTACAAATACTAGCCTTGGGATTTATTAATCTTAATCAGGAGAATGAGGCTGTTCGGATTGAGGTAATGAATACAGTTCTTAACGGCGTACTGAAAGAGATAGTAGGTGATAAAAATGATTAG
- a CDS encoding MarR family winged helix-turn-helix transcriptional regulator: protein MDKNDFTNEAPNLVTEELFSLFLRCSHALSRGHHQNAKIHPSQQRVLSLLASKDKITQRDLLDIMQIRAASLSELLTKMEGKGLISRTRTDGTKRSVDVEITDLGEAVMAEYTCNQQETAKELFSGLTEDEQRQMVQLLSKLIEDWHNRHHGSEGSSGVPEHSGNGHHAHHHGSKHYNEPECHDNHGSSGHCRNGHGQ from the coding sequence ATGGATAAAAATGATTTTACCAATGAAGCTCCGAACCTTGTGACAGAAGAACTATTCTCGCTATTTTTGCGCTGTTCCCACGCATTAAGCCGCGGGCATCATCAAAACGCAAAAATTCATCCCAGCCAGCAGCGCGTTCTTTCACTCCTTGCATCAAAGGATAAAATTACACAGCGTGATTTGTTGGACATTATGCAGATTCGCGCTGCTTCCTTAAGCGAATTGCTGACCAAAATGGAAGGCAAGGGGCTTATCAGCCGGACAAGAACTGATGGTACCAAACGCAGCGTTGATGTTGAAATTACCGATCTGGGTGAAGCGGTTATGGCTGAATATACGTGCAATCAACAAGAGACAGCAAAGGAATTGTTCTCCGGCTTAACGGAGGACGAACAGCGGCAGATGGTTCAGCTGTTGAGTAAACTTATCGAGGATTGGCACAACCGACACCACGGCTCAGAGGGCAGCAGCGGTGTGCCTGAACACAGCGGCAATGGCCATCATGCGCATCATCATGGCTCCAAGCATTATAACGAACCTGAGTGCCATGATAATCACGGAAGCAGTGGACACTGCCGAAACGGCCATGGGCAATAG